Sequence from the Tistrella bauzanensis genome:
GACGATCTTGTCGCCAGCCATCTGGAAGATCAGCTTCTCCAGCCCGAGCGGCTCGAAACCATCCTCGCCAGCGTTCTCGACCGGCGGCAGGAGCAATCCGAGCGTCGCCGGGACCACATCGCCGAACTGAACAAGCGTGCATCCGAATCGGAACTACGCCTGAAACGCCTCTACGACGCCATCGAGGCGGGTGTCGCGGACATCGACGACCCGGCTCTGAAAGACCGCATCGACGGTCTGAAGGCCATCCGCGATCAGGCAAAAGCCGATGCCGAGCGCGCCCAAGCCATGCTCGACAACTCCGGCTCCAAGGCGATCACCCCGCAGATGGTCCGCACCTTCGCCAGGACCGCCCGCCAGCGCATCCGCCTTGAAGGCGGCGGCTATCGCCGCGACCACCTGCGCGCACTCGCCCAGCGTGTCGAGGTCGCGGACGGCGAGGTTCGAATCATGGGATCGAAGACCCGGCTGCTTCAGGCGCTCACCGCGAAAAACGGCGTAAACTCAGTGCCCACTCAGGGACTGAAGTGGCGGAGGGAGTGGGATTCGAACCCACGATACGTTTTACCGTATACACACTTTCCAGGCGTGCGCCTTCGACCGCTCGGCCATCCCTCCGGCTCGGTGCGCGGTCGATTGATGCGGCGGGATGCGTGCGGTGGGCGCATTTCCCGGTCGACCGGCGGCGCGCATTATAGCTGGGCTGGGGCCAAGCGCAACCGTCCATCTGTGGTAACGACACGGATTTGCGGCAGGCCGGCGGCGGGATGGTGAGAGCGTGGTCGCATGCGGGAAGATGCAGACAGGCTGCATGTTGCATGGCGCGGGTGATGGTCTAAGCTATCCGCCGCACCCGTCAATCGGAGAGATCCGTCCGCATGCCGGTCCGCCGCCTGTTCGCCAGCCTGTTGATCCTTGCAGCCCTTGTCCTGATCGGCCTTGAAGCCATCGGTTGGTGGTATCAGGGCACATGGGAGATGATCCCGCTCTCGGCGCTCTGGGCCGCGATCGATCGCGGCAGCCTGATCGGCCTTCAGGCCGCCATCGAGAGCACACTGTGGCCGGGGCTGTGGCCGCCGGTGCGCTGGGCGCTGAACCTGCCGCTGTGGGGCTGGGCGGGGGCGCTGGGGCTGGTGTTGCTGGCAGGGAGTGGCGGGCGCGGCGATACCGAGCGCCGCCGGCGGTTCAGCCGGCGGCGATAGCCTGAAGCCCACACACCACGATGATGCGCGTCAGCCGTCGATCTTCAGCGCCGCGATGAAGGCCGATTGCGGAATCTCGACATTGCCATAGGTCCGCATCCGCTTCTTGCCTTCCTTCTGCTTGTCGAGCAGCTTGCGCTTGCGGCTGACGTCGCCGCCATAGCACTTGGCCAGCACGTCCTTGCGCAGTGCCTTCACCGTCTCGCGCGCCACCACCCGGCCGCCGATCGCCGCCTGTACCGCGATCTGGAACATCTGGCGGGGGATCAGATCCTTCAGCCGTTCGCAGATCACCCGGCCGCGGGTTTCCGACATCGCGCGGTGAACGATGATCGCCAGCGCATCCACCGGCTCCTTGTTGACCAGGATCGAGAGCTTCACGAGGTCGCTCTCCTCATAGCCCTGAAGCTGATAGTCGAAGCTGGCATAGCCGCGGCTGACCGATTTCAGCCGGTCATAGAAATCGAACACCACCTCGGCCAGCGGCAGTTCATAAACCACCATCGCCCGGCCGCCGACATAGGTCAGCTCCTTCTGACGGCCGCGCTTTTCCTCGCACAGCTTCAGCACCGCACCCAGATGGTCGTCGGGCACCATGATGGTGGCGTTGATCATCGGCTCTTCGATATGGTCGATCTGCACCGGGTCGGGCATGTCGGCCGGGTTGTGCATCTCCATGATCGAGCCGTCGGTCTTGTAGATCTTATAGACCACGCTCGGCGCCGTGGTGATCAGGTCCAGGTTGAATTCGCGTTCCAGACGCTCCTGGATGATCTCAAGATGCAGCAGGCCCAGGAAACCGCAGCGGAAGCCCAGCCCCAGCGCGGTCGAGGTCTCGGGCTCGAAATGCAGGGCGGCATCGTTCAGGCGCAGCTTGCCCAGGCTGTCGCGCAGATGCTCGTAATCGCTCGCATCCACCGGGAACAGCGAGCAGAACACCACCGGCACGGTCGGCTTGAAGCCGGGCAGCGCCGCCGCCGCCAGACGGTCTTCCTCGGTGATGGTGTCGCCGACCTGCGCGTCGGCAATGTCCTTGATGCCGGCGGTGATGAAGCCGATCGAGCCGCAGCCCAGCTCGTCGACCATCAGCGGCTTGGGTGTGAACACGCCCACCCGGTCGACCGGATGGGTGCGCTTGCTGGCCATGAAGCGGACCTTCACGCCCCGGCGCAGCGTGCCGTCCTTCACCCGCACCAGAATGACCACGCCCAGATAGGGGTCATACCAGCTATCGATCACCAGCGCCTTCAACGGCGCCGCAGGGTCGCCGGCGGGCGCCGGCAGGCGGTGGATCAGCGCTTCCAGCACGTCCTCGATGCCCATGCCGGTCTTGGCCGAAATCGGGATCGCCTGGCTGGCATCCAGGCCGATCACATCCTCGATCTGCTGCTTGATCCGCTCAGGCTCGGCCGCCGGCAGGTCGACCTTGTTCAGCACCGGCACGATCTCGTGGTCGTTATCGATCGCCAGATAGGCGTTGGCGAGCGTCTGCGCCTCGACACCCTGGCTGGCGTCGACCAGCAGCAGCGAGCCTTCACAGGCCGACAGCGAGCGGCTGACCTCATATGAGAAATCGACATGACCGGGGGTGTCGATCAGGTTCAGCTCATAGGTCTTGCCGTTCTTGGCATTATAGGTCAGGCGCACGGTCTGAGCCTTGATCGTGATGCCGCGCTCGCGCTCGATATCCATCGAGTCGAGGATCTGTTGCTTCATCTCGCGGTCCTGAAGACCACCCAGCCGTTCGATCAGGCGGTCGGCGAGCGTCGACTTGCCGTGGTCGATATGGGCGATGATCGAGAAGTTGCGGATGTTCGCGAGATCGGTCATGGACATCCCGAAGAGCTGGCCCGAAAAGCCGGGCGGCACAGGTGTTTGAGGCTGCCCGGAACATAAGGCGCCCGCACGGTGCTGGCAACCGCGATCAGGCGGCGGTGGCCGCCGCCGGTGCCGGCACCGGCCCAGGAACCGGCCCAGGAACCGGAACGGAAGCCGGGGCGACAGCCGCAGCCGGTTCCGGCAAGGTCACGATGTCGGCGGCGGGCCGCAGGGGCCTGGTGGTGGTGGTCACATCACCCCGGGCCGCATGGCCGGTGACCGCATAGAGCTGCATGGGATCCGACTTGCCGGCCAGCCAGGTCGGCGCCAGCCGTTCCAGCAGGAACCCGTCGCCTGCCCGCATCACCACTTCGTCCGACACCACCAGATCGCGGCCATGCTGCTTGCAGGCGGCCTCGATCCGGCTGGCGGTGTTGACGGTATCGCCGATCACGGTGTGTTCAAGCCGCTCAGGGGTGCCGATATTGCCGACCAGCGCGGGGCCGACATGCACGCCGATATCCTGGGCCAGCGGCACTTCGCCCGCGGCCGCGCGGCGGGCATTCAGCCGGTCCAGCGCCTCACGCATGGCAAGGGCGGTTTCCAGCGCCCGGCGGGCCGGGTTCACATCCGGCTCGGCCGAACCGAAGGTCACCATGATCGCGTCGCCGATGAATTTATCCAGCGTGCCGCCATGGGCGAAGACCACCGCCACCATTTCCGCATGATAGCTGCGCAACAGGTCCAGAACGTCGGCGGGTGGCATCTGGGCCGACAACCGGGTGAAGCCGCGGATGTCGGCGAACAGGATCGCGACCTCGCGGACCACGCCGCCGGGCCGGAAGAAATCATCGCCGCCCTCGGCGATCCGGGCGGCCACCGCCGGCGAGAAATAGCGCCGCAACTGATCCGAGGCATGTTGCAGGCGCACGGCCTGCACCGCCATGCCGCGCGCGACCCGGGTCATCACCGCCAGCAGCAGCGCCACGGTCAACACGATCACGATATCGGCCGTCACCAGCCGTGGGGCCACGCCCAGACCGGTCATCGCCGCCAGCGGATCGGTGGTGATGGCCGTGCGCGGATCGTTGAGAATCGCGCCGGCGAGCACCCCATAGATGATGGTGAAGGCGCCGGCGATCACCAGCGGATATGCCGGCCGGAACGCCAGGGCGTTGACCACCATCACCATCAGCACGCCGACCGTCATCCGGGTCTGCAGAAAGAATTGCGGCCCCACCACCTGATCGGCGCCGGTGCCGATATACCAGATCACCGGCAGACCGCTCAGCACCAGCACATCCAGCACCGCCGCCAGATAGCCGGTCATCTGCGGACAACCGTGGCGATCCAGGCGGATCAGCAGCAGCAGCGTGCCGAGCGCGGCACCGCCGCACAGCGCCGCCACCATCACCAGCTCACGCACCGAGTGATACAGCAGCACATGTAGCGCGAACACGATTGCAAGCATACCCAGCCGCGCGACCAGCGCAAAGCGCACGCCGCGCTTCTCGCGCGCGAGAAGCAGTTGATCGACTTCGGACATGCGCCGGAACGCCTTTGCCGGGCGGTGCAGAACGGA
This genomic interval carries:
- the lepA gene encoding translation elongation factor 4; translation: MTDLANIRNFSIIAHIDHGKSTLADRLIERLGGLQDREMKQQILDSMDIERERGITIKAQTVRLTYNAKNGKTYELNLIDTPGHVDFSYEVSRSLSACEGSLLLVDASQGVEAQTLANAYLAIDNDHEIVPVLNKVDLPAAEPERIKQQIEDVIGLDASQAIPISAKTGMGIEDVLEALIHRLPAPAGDPAAPLKALVIDSWYDPYLGVVILVRVKDGTLRRGVKVRFMASKRTHPVDRVGVFTPKPLMVDELGCGSIGFITAGIKDIADAQVGDTITEEDRLAAAALPGFKPTVPVVFCSLFPVDASDYEHLRDSLGKLRLNDAALHFEPETSTALGLGFRCGFLGLLHLEIIQERLEREFNLDLITTAPSVVYKIYKTDGSIMEMHNPADMPDPVQIDHIEEPMINATIMVPDDHLGAVLKLCEEKRGRQKELTYVGGRAMVVYELPLAEVVFDFYDRLKSVSRGYASFDYQLQGYEESDLVKLSILVNKEPVDALAIIVHRAMSETRGRVICERLKDLIPRQMFQIAVQAAIGGRVVARETVKALRKDVLAKCYGGDVSRKRKLLDKQKEGKKRMRTYGNVEIPQSAFIAALKIDG
- a CDS encoding adenylate/guanylate cyclase domain-containing protein; amino-acid sequence: MSEVDQLLLAREKRGVRFALVARLGMLAIVFALHVLLYHSVRELVMVAALCGGAALGTLLLLIRLDRHGCPQMTGYLAAVLDVLVLSGLPVIWYIGTGADQVVGPQFFLQTRMTVGVLMVMVVNALAFRPAYPLVIAGAFTIIYGVLAGAILNDPRTAITTDPLAAMTGLGVAPRLVTADIVIVLTVALLLAVMTRVARGMAVQAVRLQHASDQLRRYFSPAVAARIAEGGDDFFRPGGVVREVAILFADIRGFTRLSAQMPPADVLDLLRSYHAEMVAVVFAHGGTLDKFIGDAIMVTFGSAEPDVNPARRALETALAMREALDRLNARRAAAGEVPLAQDIGVHVGPALVGNIGTPERLEHTVIGDTVNTASRIEAACKQHGRDLVVSDEVVMRAGDGFLLERLAPTWLAGKSDPMQLYAVTGHAARGDVTTTTRPLRPAADIVTLPEPAAAVAPASVPVPGPVPGPVPAPAAATAA